The DNA region TAGAaatttgtttatttgttattttcTCTACAAAATCATCATGCAACCATCATGCAATCATTTTAATATATGGAATTTCAAGTCAGGATCATTGCCAATGACAAGCTTACCTTTCCTCCCAAGTTATTCATATGACCGTAGGATTTAAGAGAAGTATTAGAACTAGCTTGCAAGTATGATACAATGGGTTGAAGAGTCGTGTCAGTTTTCCATGATTGCTTAATTAAGTTCAATAGACCATGATGCATATTATCCAACATCACTGGCAATAATTTAGCATCATAGTTGCGCGAAAGGGCGTCAACAACATTATTATTAGACCCTTGCTTATATTGTATCTAAAAGTCCAAGCCTATGAGTTGAATTTATGCTCTACGAGGTATTTGCTACTCCttccgttcctttttaagtgtcatttttttgataaatttttgtttctttttaattgtcattTGTAAAGTTCAAAGTAGTATTAAATAcatttttgtcaaaattacccctatgtaattattacagagagagaaaaagtaaaatgaatgtagtaaataattaagggtattataggtaaaaggagaattattgtttaaaaaataacaataatgatTAACATTCCTGGTATGTGTAAAAAGTAAAAAATTGACATTTAAAAAGGAACGGGAAGTACTATTTTGATTAGTACAAATCAAAAAGTGGTTGTGTGCAAGAGAAATGATCCACTTTTATATGACATAAACCATAACTAACAATTACCTCTCATTAGCGCTGGACAGAATAAAGAAACCCAGCCCAAACCGACCAAACCATGTGGCCCCTTAGACACCGGTTCGGGTGAGTCGGTTTTTCGGTTTGACGGTTTGAATAATCTTGGGTTCACATGGGTTAAACCGGTCGGTTTAGGTTTGAATTTATGGACCCGATGATATCCTAAACCGACCGGTTCAGTAGAAATTATACACTATTAGTACAAATGTTAACAATGATTGTTCAATCCATTTCCGAAAAATGCAGCAATTTCATAAGTTTTAAGatatattgttttattttttttgttCATAAGTAAACTAAAAGTTTAAAGACTAGTATAAAATTGTGCTATTTAAATCCTAGATAAAATCCACTTGTGTTGGGTTTATTTTGGAATGAGCTCAATTATTTTTAAAACCGAATAAACCGCATTATGAAACCGAACCGAACAAAACCGAAACCGAAAATAACCGAATTGCAAACCGGTCGGTTTTGGTTATGTTTTTTCCAACCGATGATTAGGTCGGATTGGGAATTTGGGCCCGAAAACCGATCCAACCCAACCGATGTCCACCCCTACCTCTCATAGATACACATGGTTTATTGTGTAGGGCCCAAATATTTACTTATATAAGAAATATGATGGTCGTTTTGCATCAATATAACACTTATTTCCTTGCCTGAGGCTTCAATCACGACAGCAAAGGGTTGAGAAAAGTTGGGCAAAAATAAGACTATAGTTTAATCTTAGAAGAAATGGGTGAAAAATGTGATTCGAGCTTGGAAAGTTGTCTTCGCGTGAGTGAGCCCAAATGACATCACCAAATATTCAAAATGACAAGCATATGTCCTGAAATAGGTATTTTACTCTTCACCTTTTTGCATACAAACTTGGTGATAACCTGGACATAGGTCCAATTGTAGAGAAAATAGTGACACCATATAATTCATCCATGAGGTCTTCAATAAGAGAAATTGGGAACCGATCCTTGATAGTATTTTGATTAAGTCGTTTGTAATCAACATAGAGGCACCGTGAACCACCCTTTTTCCGAACTAAGACGATTGGGGATGTGAGGGACTGTTGTAGTGCTTTATAATTCCTCCACAATGTTATCGACAATATCTTTTTGCAAAATATTATATTTGTAAGGACGCAAACTAAAAACATCAGTGCCATCTTTTTAAGTAATGCAATTATCAAAGTCCGACCTTGAAGGAGGCCACATATTAAGCTCCTCAAAGATTCAAAAAAATTGACTAATTATTTCATAAATAGCTTCAAGTATAGGTGTCTGCTCTGCTGATACAACCAATAACTATATGGATCAGTCGGAGGTGATGTAGCGGGCGAGTTCAAATATAGAAAGCACAATTGGGAACCATGTTATACaatatgataaaaataattatttttaataagCTTGATGTTGTGATTTTTAGCTCCTCTTAAATCAATAGTAAACTCCATTTTCATCTTAGAGAAGTCCCGTAATATAAGACCAAAATATGTGAGCCATTGCACCTCAAATCATAACAACCTAAAGGCAAAACAATGACATCGGGAGTAAAGCATTGTTTATCTTAATGGTAATAAATTCCCCCTATCTTTTTAGATTGGACGATTCACAAAATTAAATAGTTACTTTTTTTTTGTTACTTCAATTTATATAGTTATTGATCTTACAtgaatatttttttaataatttattattGTTTAAAAAATCTAAATTCATTACATGGTAGAATTCATTTGCAGTTGTCTTTAAATAATGAAATGCTTTATCAAGTGTCATGAGACACAACTACTTTAGCCGTGCTGAGTATTTTACTAGTGAAATCCTTACAAATAAAAGGTGCCACTAATTTATTACCTTTGCCAACTATAATTGTCATAGGTGCAACCTTCTCAAGCTTGCATCTCAATTTCTTAGCAATTTTCAAGTCTAAGAAATTATGGGCATTGCCGCTGTCTAAGAGAATATGGATCAATTTCTTGTCATGTGTTTTGATAACTTTCAtagtttgaaaacaagtgttcCCTGTCATAGCATTCAAAGAAATTTGAGGAATATCTACGGAAGCATTAGAGTTGGAGTGCTCTTCCCCAACATGGGTGAAAATTGGATCATCATGTGAATCTTCATTACCCATTTCTAAAAGGAAAATTTATGTTCGTTTATGTTTTAATTGATGCCCCAACACAAAGGTGTCATCACAAAACATGCAAAGTCCCTTCCCACGTCAATTTACCCAATCAAAAGCAATGAGGGAGTGATGGATACACAAATATTTCATCCAATAAAAAAGTGAGTGTTCGAGAGAGTCTTTCTTAACACTCTTGATAAGAAACTGTATATAGGTAGATTTACGGTTTATGTGTTGGTAGAATTCTGATCCTTCTATGATCATTGTGACCTCCTATTTCATACACTTTCGTTTTATTGTAGGCTTTTATCTTATTCCTCAAAATAAGAAAGGAAACGCTGCGACCAAAATCAAAATAAAGTTAGACTATGAAGAGAATGAGCAACCAAAACATTGAACAACATTCTTTTCTATCCTATTCTATTTATACATACATACATTTTTAAATTATCATCTATAACACAAGCACATAAAAACAACAATTCATACATTCCTTTGCCCCATCATCTCTACACCAAAAACACCATCTCCAGCAATAACAAACTCAGAACAACATTGACCCAAATGAGGAGCAAAAACAACACTGATCCTTCTCCTTTTACTTTCCCCATATTCATCCCTCGATAAGAACATTCTAGAATTCACACAATTCGCCCACGAAAGACCCAACGCCGGGCAAACCCTTCGCCCAGACGAATACATCTCACTCAAATTCCCAATCCTCACTCCATTCTCTCCCTCACTCATCAAATCAACAACTTGATTCGTAACAACCACAACCAACCCAAACCTCTCCGCCAACGATTTTAATCCACCGGAAATCTTGAAAAACAGTGATGACCTACGCCTAAGGTCCACTCTAGAGTTATCAAATTCAGATCTAAACAAAGCAGCAATAGAATCAACAACGATTACCCTGACAGGTAACAATCGTGATTTCCAGTAAGTAAGAAAAATCTCAATGTCTGGCAGTAGATTAACGAATTTCTCAGCGGAATAAATCCCACGGAGGAAGACGCGGGAGAGCGGGTCGGAGCGGAGAAGATCGGGGTGAGATGAAAGGAGAGAGCGGGAGAGCTGTTTTAGGCGGCGGACGGGGAAAGGGGACTCGGTGAATATGTAGAGAGAGGAGGCGGAGAGGCCGCCGTGGGAAGGTGGAAGCTGAGCCGAGAGGACGAGTTGGAGGCAGATTTGGGTTTTGCCGGCTCCGCTTTCGGCGACGAGTTCGGTTATTGAATTAGTGGGTAGGCCGCCGTTGAGGCAGCGATCAAGCACGGGACACCCCACGGTGCACTTTTGGGTTCTTTGATGGAGCTGCTGCACTAGATTCAGCGGCTGTGTGAACATTTTGATCTCCTTGTATTCATACCGATTGCGGTGGTTCATAGAAACCCTATTGACATGGATATGGGTTTTGATTTTGTAAAATCGGGGGAAAGTAAAATGATAACCAAACAGCTCTATATAACTACCAAGTGGTGGCAAAATATTTGTTTAAATAAAAAGATCTATCTTTTAAGGAAAAGAATTGTAAAATGAAAagcatattttttaattaaaaaaaaagaaagaaaaaacatATTCCTAATTAAATTGAAACTtattaaagaaaaaaaaatgaaactTATCCAGAAGTAGAGTTTGTTTTTGGTTGAAGAAAAAATTACTGTGTGTCTCTTTATTTTGCTTTTTGCTTTATGATAAACCAGACAAGATATATATAATAAAATGTGTAATAAACAACACATTTAAAATGAATAATATAATATTTAATCAATATAgttttgaaattaaattgcataagaaaaatatgttttttttatcaaaatagttactatatttttttgtttaattaAATGAAATGGATATGATATACTTATTATTATGCTTAACTTTAAATAAATTTAAAGTAAATTTGATTGTTGTTTAAAATTTGTCTCATGTATATTTAAATATTAGTAATTTGTCTATTTTTAATATATCTATTAAAGATAAATGTTTGTCCCAcacttttttatttatttatggaTGATAAAATTGTCTCATAATTTTAATgtaaaatatttatttatattacAATGAAAAATGAGTATGTTTTATTAAATATGAATAATTATAATTTGTGTTCTAGGAACACAAAATAAGAAATCCGTATAaaaaatttatattaaaaaaaataattaaaaaaataattttatatttttattaaaacTAATACATAATTTCAATCCGatattattttctttatttcataTTCATTTATATTAATGGTGATAAATATTTGTTTtatactattttatttttatgtatCCATAATATTTGTCAAATATATTCTTTAATATTTATCATGAATAAATATGTATTTTGTATTTCAATATTTTTATATTTGAGTGAAAAACATTTGTCCcatatttaattttatcattttCGATAACAAATATTTGTTAcatattttatatataaaaatcaatcataaatattttttttattgtAATGGATCGAACATTGTGCTTATTTGTGTAAATTAGTATTGAAATATTTGAGTTGGTCGTTAGTGATTATTTTGGATAAAATATCAAAGTGAAAAACTATATATCTTTCATGAGAATTGGAAAATTATATATTTTAATGcgaattttttacaaaaataacccactttttttaaaaaaaatctaaaatatctctggtttcaaaaaaaatctcaaactaccccacttttaggaggagtcgtcaattgaattggagactcctcttaaaaattgaatggagacgccaattggattggttaTGGCATGTGCCCTAgtcaattggattggcgcccctgtgtagtacttaagaggagacgccaattcaattggagtcttagtgtaaaatgcaatttttttgggtaaatggtatacgtgatagataaattcgatattaataaaatttgtcgtttacacaaagaaacctaatggtgatgaccgggatcacctaaccgacctccggtccacatcctctagctacctTAACCAGTgaccctaacccacgttgatgattcggtaccggtgcttgagcatctgaggggccaaGAGTGTCACTTCCAACTACAGGAAAATgcctgttgaggtagtcagacaagtcggcatagtcttcagtatgcatcgatggtgtaccgccgtagttgagctcatgacccatgccatagaagttgggttgtggttgactcattgatgggcgatcgggacggttgaagggagacatgtgtgtgaacgatgcgtcgaggaaaggttgttggggtgtttggtagagataaggttgttggatgttttggttttgtgaggtttgggcttcttggctatggtaggaggaagggcggttggtgttgaatgatcgttgggtgttctggcttaggcgactttggtagggtgatggggtgggtgcgaagcgatgttgagtctcaggttgatggtcaatttgttggtggtggtatggggtatgctcttggtattgggattgagtgtatggtatgttttggttgtatgtttgtgtgttggttgaacggaacgtttgacGGACAGGAGGTTGTGTGTATCTGGTCTGACACTATTGTTGGGGGTTTGATattgaggtgtcaggtgtgtaagtcatctggcgtggaccgtacaagtacatatcctcggcgatgaactgaaaaccaaccgatctgtaccaagccatataagcacgacttggtttttcttcagttggcatgactgcgtcagttaacacatggttatgacggtgcttccatttgcgacactccgatattgcaaagctttgccatggattgaagttccattggtcgttaactttgcgcagatgccattctcctaggctagctgggggatctgggatattttggggcatatcgaactgcagcttcacacgatcattgttgtgcatctccacggttgtgaaccgtattatcggtgtgcatgcagtccatacggccgtgtcttcagcgttgacctgatggtcatgatccaaattaaggtatggacgccaaatgaactgaaatgtgaaagaagataggattataatctaggtagaagaagttaacaaaatataacgaaattattaagttattttccttacgtctgtcggtcgaaggtggTCTAACAGGTTGCGATCAACGACATTGAAaatgatgatcaaccaccaccaataccccatagtcatgtctacaatccgcctcaacatatgacaaatatggatatgcacgacgatgaaacatccaacagtgttttctataatccgtatccgagatcagaaggcgaattaaaggtgggagacatgtttcaTACCAAAGAAAAATGTGTTCTAGCTATCAAAAcattccacatgaacaactctgctgattttacagtgaaacgcactgattctagaaggtatgttatcgaatgtcgtaacatgctttgtaagtttggtttggctgcgtcttacaaaaagaaaacgactcttgggagatcgcttcaatagacccacctcacagttgcacTGCAACTAACGTTTAACAAGACCACCGCAAACTAAGCACAAtgttgatatgtcaagacattctgccgttggttaataaagactCATCCatgaaggtgagtataattatatcccatatcagaacaacatataattatactccatcttacaagaaagcttggattgcgaggacaaaggttgttgaacaagttttcggcaACTAGGATGATTCATACAgggaattgccacggtttttataGGCACTAAAcacatatgtcccaggaactgtggcaattatggagacattgccagcgatgatgccagacggaacctgtgctacaggtaatagaatctttcaccatctcttttgggcatttgacccgtgcatcaaaggtttcacgttctgcaaacctattattcaaattgatggcacttggttatatggcaaatacaagggtactttgctcatggcggaTGCACAAGACGgaaacaacaatgtctttcccatttcctttgctcttgttgaaggtgaaacggctggtggatggggtttctttcttcgacatctcaaAACGCATatggctccacaagccaatctcggtttgatttctgatagacatgttgccattgagagtgcctacaacaaccatgacaacaaatggcatgatcctccttctacctatgtctattgcatcagacacattgcacaaaacttcatgcatgctataaaagataagaatcttcgcaagaaggtggtgaatgatgggtatgctctaactcaaccgtcatttcaatattatcgtgatgaaattagactgtctaatgaagacgcatggagatggctaaataatataccagtagagcagtggacaagggcatttgaaggaggttgtcgatggggccacatgacaataaaccttgtggaatgcatgaacgggatattcaaaggaattcgaaatctgccgataaccgccttggtaagatcgacctattataggttggcttctacgttcgcaaccagaggtgaaagatggagtgcggtgttaatgtccgggcaagtattcagtgagtgttgcatgaaggtcatgaaagaggagagcatcaaagctagcacacacgctgtaacagtctttgaccgtcataggcaaaatttcagcgtctaggaaacaatggatcacaatgaggggaaaccaaatttagcctatgctgttagactagacagaagttggtgcgattgtggaaaaatttcaggccttccgcattccttgctcccatgtcattgcagcatgcgcttatactcgtcaagatgctTACAGCCATTTATCTTATGTGTACAAGACcgtcaccgtcatgaatgtatataatcaaagcttctcggtactaccaatggaggaatactggtctccatatgaaggtgatatagtttggcataacgacgagatgcgtagaaagaaaaaaggaaggccaaacagcacacgtatcaggacaaacatggattccacagataaaatgataagattatgtagtatctgtcgtcaaccaagacacaacaagaacaactgtcccaatcgaggagcatcatctgggtcttaagctttttgtaacattgtatttctgtaaccttcaatcattatatatcattaactttttgttagaacgaggttcacaacaaacatcagtatAAAATAAGCTATCtaaaaacataaatatttctaactgattacaacaatcaaattgatgtcatctcgaccgaacatcatttccctaacatccttatcagtcttcattcgcacccaaccaaagatattgtcgagtctctcaatacttctaatttttcccttctggtattttcccatctaaccaacgaaccagctccctcttcagtttatcgaacgtagtgatgttccagaacagcATCAACATCTaaggtttgtctctcgcataaatcacctttccgtatcggcgacgaacaccaaacatgattgccaaataattaattgagatgtggaacaatgactcacacaacgcatctatttataacacaaaaattgcattttacactgaggctCCAATTGAATTAGCGCCTCCTCTTAAGTactacacaggggcgccaatcTAACTGGCgtctccattcaatttttaagaggagtctccaattcaattggcgactcctcctaaaagtgggataatttggaattttttttgaaaccagagatatttttgggaatttccttgaaaaaatgggttatttttgtaaaaaattcttTTAATGCATTGACTAGTGACAAACATTTGTCATTATATGAGTTGTATACTTCAATTACTAATTAAAAAACTAAAATATTGAAGTGTGAAAAATTATAATTAATCTACTATAATTATTTTTATCTTATATGTATAAAAGAGAGGGAAAAAAAATATCGTGTCTAGTgtattttttattaataaattattttattttatttttaaattttaatatgaATCTGAATGAAGCGTTTTGTCTTTATCTAAAAgtaatatattaaaaaattaaaatgtaAAGGAATTATAGTTTTTACATGAAAATTTATAGTTAATGTACTATAATTGTTCACTTTATTATATCTGTGATATTAAAAAGTAATAATTGTATTCATATATAAACCAAAAAAATTGTCTCATATATAATTTTGTATTAAACTCTAAATAAAGTTATTATTTAATAATGCATTTTTTAAGCAATCACAAAACTTCATTGAATGAGAGAAAATAGAAAgagaacaaagaagaaagattGAACAACGGTTTGCATTGATTAATGAAGAAATTAGTTACAACATACTTATATAGTTACATCAGGTAGTTATGTCACATCACCATCCTAACTAATTCAATCTAACTAACATAACAGTAGTTAATCAAGTAAGAAAGAGTGTATGGTATTAGCATGCTCATGCAACATAGGAATCTATTTCGTTATCTTCTTCTATATTATCTACTATCCAGGAGAGCGTTTAAGGTATCGCAGGACACGAAGGGAAGATTGATAATGTAGCTCAGTGGGAACACTCATGAATTGGCTTAACTGTTAAGTGGCAAATGCAATGTCTGACCCGTGTTGTGGCAAGATATAACAACCTACCAACAAGCCTACGATATGCAGTGATATCAGAGAATGCTTAGTCAATATCTTAATGGAGGTGAATGGAAGCATCTAAGGGAGTAGAGGCTGGTTTATAACTGGTAAGGCCAGCATCTTGAACCAATTCAAGGAAATATTTACATTGACATAGAGTTATGCCCTGAAggaaaattgcgatccaaaatacaacggaaattaaaaaaaatcatttagtgatccttacgaatggacatGATCAATGACAGAAACCGTTACCTCTcgtggcgattgaaacctttgatgcggatctaaggagtgatcacgagcgttgaattATGATAgcgcctctactcagtccatacggacggattccttcaatctcagtgctagctgctacaatgaaggctttgagtgtgtgagagagagaaacaaaaatttatcaagtgaaatgcttctgcacaagggttctatttatagaatcacttgtgtgggctgcaagcaaaaaagcccactcaagtgtatgtggcccatatcttatggtataccaaaaatcacttaaacgcgtggtaccttaccacatttcgtattctacttaagtacgacgtaccttatgatgttctacaattcacttaagtgcattgtaccttacgatgttccttatttactctgtctctcatcaatccgtccttttgtgtgtgatcctgtaggttttcgcgacattggcaattatattaaatcacatatttaacataataaacagtgaatAGTATCTAGCATgctacgccaaaaactggaatagacagcgcaccttagagggcgctttattacaaaagcgctctctaaagtgaagcgaaaaaataaggagcaatagagagcgcttccataagcgccctcttaggccccctttagaggacgctttttttccacaagcgccttctaaggtcccctttagtaaacattaaaatcATAACATATTGCGcattttgttatttcactctctgttattttcgttctttttcacgttagggttctaaggcgttctccttccacctctgttagatctacgacatttcctccttctaccaatcaaaggtacacgatgcatacattattacttgcactattgctttgttttagctttgccccatttcagttttatgttattgttgtctatgctacgtttgtttcgacctgtaaagtttcaatattcatagtcatttaaatagtttgggtttattaggcaattgacggttggtttttagtgaccatgatagcgcatgcaatgggactacattacccagtagttagggttatacgacctatgaacatctgattttgtgtcaacaccagtatcattagaaacctaggtccgaatgtgtttgaattcTTCATTAACAGCCAACCagtacatagcgtagctagtaacttaagaagtttaggtatggatgttatttgatagagtaaatggagacatgaatgccctgcacagagtATCTTCTGAaattggtttctcttctgaaattgtttttttgtttattctaattagtaatggataatacatggatgtcttccaatcgattgtcgagagagtacgagaatggggtatcagaattcgttaagtttgccgttgcgcacgccgaagaccccagtagaatgattagtccttgcttgggttgttgttatgggaaacgggttgacgcagttcagttgacatcgcatgtgatctgacaaatcctaTTTTTGTGA from Lathyrus oleraceus cultivar Zhongwan6 chromosome 1, CAAS_Psat_ZW6_1.0, whole genome shotgun sequence includes:
- the LOC127092387 gene encoding DNA repair protein XRCC3 homolog, which gives rise to MNHRNRYEYKEIKMFTQPLNLVQQLHQRTQKCTVGCPVLDRCLNGGLPTNSITELVAESGAGKTQICLQLVLSAQLPPSHGGLSASSLYIFTESPFPVRRLKQLSRSLLSSHPDLLRSDPLSRVFLRGIYSAEKFVNLLPDIEIFLTYWKSRLLPVRVIVVDSIAALFRSEFDNSRVDLRRRSSLFFKISGGLKSLAERFGLVVVVTNQVVDLMSEGENGVRIGNLSEMYSSGRRVCPALGLSWANCVNSRMFLSRDEYGESKRRRISVVFAPHLGQCCSEFVIAGDGVFGVEMMGQRNV